The following nucleotide sequence is from Pseudomonas putida S13.1.2.
GTGCCACCAGCTGCCAGGGCCTGGGCGTAAACCTTGTCGCAATCCTCAACATACAGGTGCAGGCCCACGCCTGCGCCGCTGAGCTTCTGGCTGGCGGTAAGGCCACCTTCCATGTCGCAGGGGTCGCCCAGCATCAGCGAAGAATCACCGATCTTCAGTTCGGCATGGCCCACACGGCCACCAGGGGCATCGAGGCGGAACATCTCGACCGCACCAAAGGCTTTCTTGTAGAACTCGATGGCCTTGGCGGCGTCGTTGATGGCCAGGTAGGGGGTAATGCTGTGCTGGCCTTCGGGGATGGGTTTGACTGCCATGTTCGACTCTCCTTTGCAGTGGGCGCCGAAGGGCGCCCTGTTGCATAGAGTCGTTTGCGCCTATGGAAAATCGACAATGGCGCTAGATCGATTTTCTATAAGCGCGGCCGTCAGAAGATGTAGTCGGTGGTCAGGAAGCTCGACTGGCGGTTGCGGATGATTTCGCTGATCAGTTCCTTGTTGGCCTCCTGGAAGCGGGTGGCGACCAGGGTGCGGATGGAGAACACGCGCAAGGCGTCATGCACCGACAGGGTGCCTTCGGCGCTGTTCTTGCGGCCGTTGAACGGATAGGTGTCGGGCCCGCGTTGGCATTGTGCGTTGATGTTGATGCGCCCGACCTGGTTGGCGAAGATGTCGACCAGGCTGCCGATGGTCGCCGGATCATTG
It contains:
- a CDS encoding VOC family protein, with the translated sequence MAVKPIPEGQHSITPYLAINDAAKAIEFYKKAFGAVEMFRLDAPGGRVGHAELKIGDSSLMLGDPCDMEGGLTASQKLSGAGVGLHLYVEDCDKVYAQALAAGGTQLHPLTDQFYGDRSGTLKDPFGNIWFVSTHKEDLSPDEIRARAAKMFGGNPEAS